A genomic segment from Halorubrum depositum encodes:
- a CDS encoding MFS transporter, whose product MELRRTGGYDALILVSVIWFLGKFARYLFPPLFGPLQSTYGLSNATIGAAFSGFMVAYALMQFPSGAVADRIGPVPVVVAGASVAGVGALALVVDSPFAALVAAMVVIGVGTGVHKTVAVRLLARVYPARMGRMLGIHDTLGALSGVVAPAVVVAFLSPPAALALALDWLPGADWRALFLLTGIGFLALALVSALRLGGRFAEESLATDSGESESTDAREYLRQFGDRRFSAFVSVTVGVSFAHNGLVAFLPLYLSEELGLATSTAGLLYSVLFAVALVQLLSGDLSDRVGRFPVIVATSGLAAAGLAALVLLPPLDVGVVAAAVAVAGFGVGSHGFQPVRSAYLMELLPERLAGGGLGVVRTLLMGAGALAPGIVGVVADTAGFRPAFGLLAVVLAVSAAGTVALWLTE is encoded by the coding sequence ATGGAGCTCAGGCGGACCGGCGGCTACGACGCACTGATCCTCGTCTCGGTCATCTGGTTCCTCGGGAAGTTCGCTCGCTACCTCTTCCCGCCGCTCTTCGGTCCGCTCCAGTCGACGTACGGCCTCAGCAACGCCACGATCGGGGCCGCCTTCTCGGGGTTCATGGTCGCGTACGCGCTGATGCAGTTCCCCAGCGGCGCGGTCGCCGACCGGATCGGTCCGGTCCCCGTGGTCGTCGCCGGCGCGTCGGTCGCGGGGGTCGGCGCCCTCGCGCTCGTCGTCGACTCGCCGTTCGCGGCGCTCGTCGCGGCGATGGTCGTCATCGGCGTCGGGACGGGCGTCCACAAGACGGTCGCCGTGCGCCTGCTCGCTCGCGTCTACCCGGCTCGAATGGGGCGGATGCTCGGCATTCACGACACGCTCGGCGCGCTGAGCGGGGTCGTCGCGCCCGCGGTCGTCGTGGCGTTCCTCTCGCCGCCGGCGGCGCTCGCGCTCGCCCTCGACTGGTTGCCCGGCGCCGACTGGCGCGCGCTCTTCCTCCTGACCGGGATCGGCTTCCTCGCGCTCGCCCTCGTCTCCGCCCTCCGGCTCGGCGGGCGCTTCGCGGAGGAGAGCCTCGCGACCGACTCGGGCGAATCCGAGTCGACGGATGCACGCGAATACCTGCGTCAGTTCGGCGACCGACGCTTCTCGGCGTTCGTCTCGGTGACCGTCGGCGTCTCGTTCGCTCACAACGGTCTCGTCGCGTTTCTCCCGCTGTACCTCTCCGAGGAACTCGGGCTCGCGACCTCGACCGCGGGCCTGCTGTATTCGGTCCTCTTCGCGGTCGCGCTCGTCCAGCTCCTCAGCGGTGACCTCTCCGATCGGGTGGGCCGGTTCCCGGTGATCGTCGCGACGAGCGGGCTGGCGGCGGCCGGGCTGGCGGCGCTCGTACTGCTCCCTCCCCTCGACGTCGGCGTCGTCGCGGCCGCCGTCGCCGTCGCCGGTTTCGGCGTCGGGTCACACGGGTTTCAGCCGGTCCGAAGCGCGTACCTGATGGAGCTGCTTCCGGAGCGGCTCGCCGGCGGCGGGCTCGGCGTCGTCCGGACGCTACTGATGGGGGCCGGCGCGCTCGCGCCGGGAATCGTCGGCGTCGTCGCTGACACGGCCGGGTTTCGGCCCGCGTTCGGCCTGCTCGCGGTGGTCCTCGCGGTGTCCGCGGCCGGCACCGTCGCGCTGTGGCTCACCGAGTGA
- a CDS encoding signal recognition particle protein Srp54: MVLDDLGSSLRSSLDKLQGKTRLSESDVEEIVKEIQRSLLSADVDVSLVMELSDSIKTRALEEEPPGGTTAKDHVLKIVYEEMVELVGDSTELPLENQTILLAGLQGSGKTTSAAKMAWWFSKKGLRPAVIQTDTFRPGAYDQAKQMCERAEVDFYGNPDNDDPVDIARTGLEETADADVHIVDTAGRHALEDDLIAEIEEIERAVDPDRSLLVLDAAIGQGAKEQARQFEESIGIEGVMITKLDGTAKGGGALTAVNETDSSIAFLGTGETVQDIERFEPSGFISRLLGMGDLKQLSERVERAMQEAQEEDEDWDPEDMLQGEFTLKDMKKQMDAMNRMGPLDQVMDMIPGMGGGMMDQLPDDAMDVTQDRMRRFERIMDSMTEEELTNPRVVGQSRTERIARGSGTDEETVRQLLEQHSMMEQTISQFQGMGEGDMQRMMKKMGGGEGGGLGDMMGGGKGPF; encoded by the coding sequence ATGGTACTCGACGACCTCGGTTCGTCCCTGCGGAGCAGCCTCGACAAGCTCCAGGGGAAGACCCGCCTCTCCGAGAGCGACGTCGAGGAGATCGTCAAGGAGATCCAGCGCTCGCTCCTCTCGGCCGACGTCGACGTCTCCCTCGTGATGGAGCTGTCGGACTCGATCAAGACCCGCGCGCTCGAGGAGGAGCCTCCGGGCGGCACCACGGCGAAGGACCACGTCCTCAAGATCGTTTACGAGGAGATGGTCGAGCTGGTGGGGGACTCCACGGAGCTCCCCTTGGAGAACCAGACGATCCTCCTCGCCGGCCTCCAGGGGTCGGGGAAGACGACCTCCGCCGCGAAGATGGCGTGGTGGTTCTCGAAGAAGGGGCTCCGCCCCGCGGTGATCCAGACCGACACCTTCCGACCGGGCGCGTACGACCAGGCCAAACAGATGTGCGAGCGCGCGGAGGTCGACTTCTACGGGAACCCCGACAACGACGACCCCGTCGACATCGCGCGGACCGGCCTCGAGGAGACCGCCGACGCCGACGTCCACATCGTCGACACCGCGGGCCGACACGCGCTCGAAGACGACCTCATCGCGGAGATCGAGGAGATCGAGCGGGCCGTCGACCCCGACCGCTCGCTCCTCGTGCTCGACGCCGCGATCGGGCAGGGCGCGAAGGAGCAGGCCCGCCAGTTCGAGGAGTCGATCGGCATCGAGGGCGTGATGATCACCAAGCTCGACGGGACCGCGAAAGGGGGCGGGGCGCTGACGGCGGTCAACGAGACCGACTCCTCGATCGCCTTCCTCGGGACCGGCGAGACGGTCCAGGACATCGAGCGGTTCGAGCCCTCCGGCTTCATCTCCCGGCTGCTCGGGATGGGCGACCTCAAGCAGCTCTCCGAGCGCGTCGAGCGCGCCATGCAGGAGGCCCAGGAGGAGGACGAGGACTGGGACCCCGAGGACATGCTGCAGGGGGAGTTCACCCTGAAGGACATGAAAAAGCAGATGGACGCGATGAACCGAATGGGGCCCTTAGACCAGGTGATGGACATGATCCCCGGCATGGGCGGCGGGATGATGGACCAGCTCCCGGACGACGCGATGGACGTCACCCAGGACCGGATGCGCCGGTTCGAGCGCATCATGGACTCGATGACCGAGGAGGAGCTGACGAACCCCCGCGTCGTCGGCCAGTCGCGCACCGAGCGGATCGCCCGCGGCTCCGGCACCGACGAGGAGACGGTCCGGCAACTGCTCGAACAGCACTCGATGATGGAACAGACGATCAGCCAGTTCCAGGGGATGGGCGAGGGCGACATGCAGCGCATGATGAAGAAGATGGGCGGCGGCGAGGGCGGCGGCCTCGGCGACATGATGGGCGGCGGCAAGGGCCCGTTCTGA
- a CDS encoding DICT sensory domain-containing protein: MAESLRSFFDDIEAPDRHLVVLNRSSPDPVRNLLDSLLDGQPVGIAETQTGDAGDDDVVALVEDGDVIARSTLDELLESVLLINSDLYKTGAVELDEVALPDVLRGLDEVPFRVRGYPASSKEKLLLIVVSRVIERIAAERGGGTLRASFQRLSRINDERGTNAVYERVAAAGVDVHVYGVGDAAELDGIPLTVHTGTSYPYRRSWFVVFSPPDGAAGDHVALLAIEDEPNVWDGFWTFRPELVTRIERHIAEHI; the protein is encoded by the coding sequence ATGGCTGAGTCGCTCCGCTCCTTTTTCGACGATATCGAGGCGCCGGACCGGCACCTGGTCGTGTTGAACCGGTCGTCGCCGGACCCGGTTCGGAACCTGCTCGACTCGCTGCTCGACGGCCAGCCGGTGGGGATCGCGGAGACCCAGACCGGGGACGCGGGCGACGACGACGTCGTCGCGCTGGTCGAGGACGGCGACGTGATCGCGCGGTCGACGCTCGACGAGCTCCTCGAGTCGGTGCTGCTCATCAACTCCGACCTGTACAAGACCGGGGCGGTCGAGCTCGACGAGGTCGCTCTTCCCGACGTGCTTCGGGGGCTCGACGAGGTCCCGTTTCGGGTCCGGGGATACCCGGCGTCGAGCAAAGAGAAGCTCCTGTTGATCGTCGTCTCCCGGGTGATAGAGCGGATCGCCGCCGAGCGCGGCGGCGGGACGCTCCGGGCCTCGTTCCAGCGGCTCTCACGGATCAACGACGAGCGCGGGACGAACGCGGTGTACGAGCGGGTCGCCGCCGCCGGCGTCGACGTCCACGTCTACGGCGTCGGCGACGCGGCGGAGCTCGACGGGATCCCGCTGACGGTCCACACCGGGACCTCCTACCCGTACCGACGGTCGTGGTTCGTCGTGTTCTCGCCGCCGGACGGCGCCGCGGGCGACCACGTCGCGCTGCTCGCGATCGAGGACGAGCCCAACGTCTGGGACGGCTTCTGGACGTTCCGTCCGGAGCTCGTGACCCGGATCGAGCGGCACATCGCCGAGCATATCTGA
- a CDS encoding pantoate kinase, with product MSRQRATAFVPGHVTAFFSAHPAERPAAAGSRGAGLALTDGVTVEVSIAGIDGSGRDDPATDGDAGSRTIDGEPGTIGAVEDVLAALGAGGGASDGDAGGAGDGDASDADGVPVDVAIETDLPIGAGFGVSGAAALGAALAANGALDRGRSENELVRIAHEAEVNRGTGLGDVVAQARGGVPIRVQPGAPGVGELDGVPAPARVEYVTFGELSTEGVLGGDTTALSAAGEDALDRLRADPRLPTLMEAARAFAREADLLVPEVAEAIAAVDAAGGDADGDPDDRGAAMAMLGRTVFALGTGLSDAGYDPEVCRIDAAGARLVDDRGRE from the coding sequence ATGAGCAGGCAGCGGGCGACCGCGTTCGTCCCCGGGCACGTCACCGCCTTCTTCAGCGCACACCCGGCCGAGCGTCCCGCGGCCGCCGGCTCGCGCGGGGCCGGCCTCGCCCTCACCGACGGGGTGACGGTCGAGGTGTCGATCGCGGGGATCGACGGTTCGGGACGAGACGACCCCGCGACCGACGGCGACGCCGGGTCCCGCACGATCGACGGCGAGCCGGGAACGATCGGCGCGGTCGAGGACGTGCTCGCGGCGCTGGGGGCCGGGGGCGGCGCGAGCGACGGCGACGCGGGCGGTGCGGGTGACGGCGACGCGAGCGACGCCGACGGCGTCCCCGTCGACGTCGCGATAGAGACCGATCTCCCGATCGGCGCCGGCTTCGGCGTCTCCGGCGCCGCGGCGCTCGGCGCGGCGCTCGCGGCCAACGGCGCCCTCGACCGCGGACGCTCCGAGAACGAACTGGTCCGGATCGCTCACGAGGCGGAGGTGAACCGCGGCACCGGCCTCGGGGACGTGGTCGCGCAGGCGCGCGGCGGGGTCCCGATACGTGTACAGCCGGGCGCGCCGGGCGTCGGGGAGCTCGACGGGGTCCCCGCGCCCGCCCGCGTGGAGTACGTCACCTTCGGCGAGCTGTCGACGGAGGGGGTCCTCGGCGGCGACACCACCGCCCTCTCCGCGGCCGGCGAGGACGCGCTCGACCGGCTCCGCGCCGACCCGCGGCTCCCGACGCTGATGGAGGCCGCCCGCGCGTTCGCCCGCGAGGCGGACCTCCTCGTCCCCGAGGTCGCGGAGGCGATCGCGGCGGTCGACGCCGCTGGCGGCGACGCCGACGGTGACCCCGACGACCGCGGGGCGGCCATGGCGATGCTCGGTCGCACCGTCTTCGCGCTCGGCACCGGGCTCTCCGACGCGGGATACGACCCCGAGGTGTGTCGGATCGACGCCGCGGGCGCGCGGCTCGTCGACGACCGCGGCCGTGAGTAA
- a CDS encoding DUF7575 domain-containing protein, protein MRDQLRPVLAAVLALAFPGLGHLLLRRWGRALLWHVTIVGGSVALLTLYDIDAGGSTASPFEAAAALPSEVTLPIALLTVLSSIDAYVVGRADVAERKRADATAEAVRRRAASADDEGSAAGSPVAELTGEDGETVRVECPNCGKETDAELDFCHWCTEPLPWSESEANGSA, encoded by the coding sequence ATGCGAGACCAGTTGCGTCCCGTCCTCGCCGCCGTCCTCGCGCTGGCGTTCCCGGGGCTCGGCCACCTCCTCCTGCGCCGATGGGGGCGGGCGCTGCTGTGGCACGTCACGATCGTCGGCGGCAGCGTGGCGCTGCTCACGCTCTACGATATCGACGCCGGCGGATCGACCGCGTCGCCGTTCGAGGCCGCCGCCGCGCTGCCGTCAGAGGTCACGCTCCCAATCGCCCTCCTCACCGTGCTGTCGTCGATCGACGCCTACGTCGTCGGGCGGGCGGACGTCGCCGAGCGGAAGCGCGCCGACGCGACCGCGGAGGCGGTGCGACGCCGCGCCGCGAGCGCTGACGACGAGGGGAGCGCCGCCGGGTCGCCCGTCGCCGAACTCACCGGGGAGGACGGTGAGACCGTGCGGGTCGAGTGCCCGAACTGCGGGAAGGAGACCGACGCCGAGCTCGACTTCTGTCACTGGTGTACGGAGCCGCTCCCGTGGAGCGAGAGCGAAGCGAACGGGAGCGCGTAG
- a CDS encoding pyridoxamine 5'-phosphate oxidase family protein: MEHAEYVYTSGMSESDVDGRLRAGEHGVLGLADGDDAYAVPLSYHYDGDRLLLRVSEHDGDGEKGKFIETTETATFVCYEGSATESWSVQVRGPLREWQEDVDENTLNEWFPPFRLFDEAVERVGFSLYELGMETVVGRETVE, from the coding sequence ATGGAACACGCAGAGTACGTGTACACGAGCGGCATGTCCGAGTCCGACGTCGACGGCCGCCTCCGGGCGGGCGAGCACGGCGTCCTCGGACTCGCAGACGGCGACGACGCGTACGCCGTCCCGCTGAGCTACCACTACGACGGCGACCGGCTCCTCCTCCGCGTGAGCGAGCACGACGGCGACGGCGAGAAGGGGAAGTTCATCGAGACGACCGAGACCGCCACGTTCGTGTGCTACGAGGGCTCGGCGACGGAGTCGTGGAGCGTTCAGGTCCGCGGCCCGCTCCGGGAGTGGCAAGAGGATGTCGACGAGAACACGCTCAACGAGTGGTTTCCGCCGTTTCGGCTGTTCGACGAAGCGGTCGAGCGCGTCGGGTTCTCGCTGTACGAACTGGGGATGGAGACGGTCGTCGGCCGAGAGACGGTCGAGTAG
- a CDS encoding FlaD/FlaE family flagellar protein: MSLNPRQYDVRELRRIADAPRDGADGAPRERSLRQPNRSRAERAARSAAFTELLQRQRGLRLSGDGDRPADAGDRPYLRAVPASPDAEREVGEWLGYLVDVGGRLRSRDALSYYAELGWLAPDAADALARRLEGFDAPRHDRPFTPADHRISLVSIVRIASCASES; the protein is encoded by the coding sequence ATGAGTCTGAATCCACGGCAATACGACGTACGGGAGCTGCGCCGGATCGCGGACGCACCGCGGGACGGCGCGGACGGAGCGCCTCGGGAGCGGTCGCTTCGTCAGCCGAACCGGAGCCGAGCGGAGCGGGCGGCCCGCTCGGCCGCGTTCACCGAGCTGCTCCAGCGTCAGCGAGGGCTGCGGCTGTCCGGCGACGGGGACCGCCCCGCCGACGCCGGCGACCGCCCGTACCTGCGGGCGGTCCCGGCATCGCCGGACGCGGAGCGCGAGGTCGGCGAGTGGCTCGGCTACCTCGTCGACGTCGGCGGTCGCCTGCGGAGCCGCGACGCGCTGTCGTACTACGCCGAGCTCGGCTGGCTCGCCCCCGACGCGGCCGACGCGCTGGCGCGTCGGCTGGAGGGGTTCGACGCCCCGCGGCACGACCGGCCGTTCACCCCCGCGGACCACCGGATCAGCCTCGTCTCCATCGTCCGGATCGCTTCGTGTGCGAGTGAATCATGA
- a CDS encoding acetate and sugar kinases/Hsc70/actin family protein — protein sequence MSDDDESTEIDGTDGPEAVGVKLGSTRTVLDLPDGRGGRERHATLTCLATYEDAITGEERVLFGEEAAIEYPDTVRFMLRSGLPEDEGSVADAERFFEAVVDAHEVPEDSAVVYAVPTIDNEAGVKNLKSVIEGSSIGGVETRSYPESLCGAIPAYGDDLAAVDEVFVSINMGSTTLEACAYRRGEQLSPFSTGSVTGNEVDRRIVAAVEEESQGRVHIDRTTAREYKEEHADVYDFEPFTDVIQQPGGGSHEFTVDRGVREPVDRYIDEAVDAVANEFLPELANDHMKPYQLALGRPVAATGGMACIPGLVEEFEKRLSAELDRDVEVVSPDDPATAAAEGAGRIAERLI from the coding sequence ATGAGCGACGACGACGAATCCACGGAGATCGACGGTACAGACGGCCCGGAAGCGGTGGGCGTGAAGCTCGGCAGCACACGGACGGTGCTCGACCTCCCCGACGGGCGGGGCGGCCGCGAGCGCCACGCGACGCTGACGTGTCTGGCGACGTACGAGGACGCCATCACGGGCGAGGAGCGGGTCCTGTTCGGCGAGGAGGCCGCGATCGAGTACCCCGACACGGTGCGCTTCATGCTCCGGTCGGGGTTACCGGAGGACGAGGGGAGCGTCGCCGACGCGGAGCGGTTCTTCGAGGCCGTCGTGGACGCTCACGAGGTCCCCGAGGACAGCGCCGTCGTCTACGCGGTCCCGACCATCGACAACGAGGCGGGCGTGAAGAACCTCAAGTCGGTGATCGAGGGCTCGTCGATCGGCGGGGTAGAGACGCGGAGCTACCCCGAGTCGCTGTGCGGGGCGATCCCCGCCTACGGCGACGACCTGGCCGCCGTCGACGAGGTGTTCGTCTCGATCAACATGGGGTCGACGACGCTGGAGGCGTGCGCCTACCGGCGCGGCGAGCAGCTCTCGCCGTTCTCGACCGGCTCGGTGACGGGCAACGAGGTCGACCGCCGGATCGTCGCCGCCGTCGAGGAGGAGAGCCAGGGCCGCGTCCACATCGACCGGACGACCGCCCGGGAGTACAAGGAGGAGCACGCCGACGTGTACGACTTCGAGCCGTTCACCGACGTGATCCAACAGCCCGGCGGCGGGAGCCACGAGTTCACCGTCGACCGCGGCGTGCGCGAGCCGGTCGACCGCTACATCGACGAGGCGGTCGACGCCGTCGCCAACGAGTTCCTCCCGGAGCTCGCGAACGACCACATGAAGCCGTACCAGCTCGCGCTGGGCCGGCCCGTCGCCGCGACCGGCGGCATGGCCTGTATCCCCGGGCTCGTCGAGGAGTTCGAGAAGCGGCTCTCGGCCGAGCTCGACCGCGACGTCGAGGTCGTCTCGCCCGACGACCCCGCGACCGCCGCCGCGGAGGGCGCCGGTCGGATCGCGGAACGGCTGATCTGA
- a CDS encoding GNAT family N-acetyltransferase: MTLPIWRLTRTSFGHWVFDTLANAGVMFSRLEQFEHALNGPVPDTSVPDEISLRVDAPETFALTGRMDRPELSDRDRIAVAVADDAIVGVQPVTVDRPFYVEPLEQAIEFNGAYFWGLYVTPEWRRRGVATALVARALSFVANETSQTRVQTLVGIDNTPSKRVLTGVGFERKRTRSYYQVFGFQRRGQS; the protein is encoded by the coding sequence GTGACACTCCCGATATGGAGGCTTACTCGGACTTCATTTGGCCACTGGGTGTTTGATACGCTCGCGAATGCGGGGGTGATGTTTTCACGACTTGAGCAGTTCGAACACGCACTCAACGGACCGGTCCCAGACACATCCGTTCCCGACGAGATCTCACTTCGCGTTGATGCTCCAGAAACGTTCGCTCTTACAGGTCGAATGGACCGTCCGGAACTGTCCGATCGGGACCGAATCGCCGTCGCGGTCGCCGACGACGCAATCGTCGGCGTCCAGCCCGTGACCGTAGATCGCCCCTTCTACGTCGAGCCACTCGAGCAAGCGATCGAGTTTAATGGTGCCTACTTTTGGGGACTGTACGTCACTCCCGAGTGGCGTCGTCGGGGCGTTGCGACGGCGCTCGTCGCCCGAGCGCTCTCGTTCGTCGCGAACGAGACGTCGCAAACGCGCGTCCAGACGCTGGTTGGCATCGACAACACCCCGTCGAAGCGCGTTCTGACGGGTGTGGGCTTCGAACGAAAGCGCACTCGATCGTACTATCAGGTGTTCGGATTTCAACGCAGAGGGCAATCGTAG
- a CDS encoding CDP-alcohol phosphatidyltransferase family protein codes for MFRRLALADYATLIGLGLGWTAVSLFLQGDPDAATLTLLLAFLCDKADGCLARRGYGSSLGAHLDALADVVIYLVPAAVVVSDLLTGGAVFESLAGAVILGFGVLRLARYSDDDTAAGDETPYYRGITAFHVAAWALVVRLAVVSTALPSLIGAVSIVVVTPLMVAPFRIYATRKQLVGAVITGSVIAVGVLV; via the coding sequence GTGTTCCGCCGACTCGCTCTCGCGGACTACGCCACGCTCATCGGATTGGGGCTGGGATGGACGGCTGTCAGCCTGTTCCTGCAGGGCGACCCCGACGCGGCAACGCTGACGCTGCTTCTCGCGTTCCTGTGTGACAAGGCCGACGGTTGTCTGGCACGACGCGGATACGGTTCGTCGCTCGGAGCCCACCTCGACGCGTTGGCGGACGTGGTGATCTATCTCGTTCCGGCCGCGGTCGTCGTGTCCGACCTCCTCACCGGGGGAGCTGTGTTCGAGAGCCTCGCCGGGGCAGTCATCCTCGGGTTCGGCGTCTTGCGATTGGCCCGCTACTCCGACGACGACACGGCCGCCGGCGACGAGACGCCGTACTACCGGGGTATTACTGCTTTCCACGTCGCCGCTTGGGCGCTCGTCGTCCGGTTAGCCGTCGTATCGACCGCCCTCCCGTCGCTGATCGGAGCGGTTTCGATCGTCGTCGTCACACCGCTGATGGTCGCTCCGTTTCGTATCTACGCTACCAGGAAACAGTTGGTCGGTGCCGTCATTACCGGCTCCGTGATCGCTGTAGGGGTGCTCGTGTGA
- a CDS encoding DUF5305 domain-containing protein, with protein MSPSSPDETRLRLRAVLDAQFAVIVAVLLIAAAVGGGLVYATHVDPGTETRERTVSSFTVETAYNHSAEVTEPNSVFEVGTALDDRDTYFTRVAPVLDVDVETTYAAASASNVDVRLDSVLVVRSVGEDGNVVYWSDRRTLASETVSDVEPGETATASFALNSSEVDATAAEIEEELGASPGETETFVVTDVALEGAINGEQTSYARTIELGLDHGGDTYSVSDPGVQSDTSERTEPVTVERSYGPLRSIGGPILLLVGLVGAGGLAYARRERDLALTPAERDYLAYSDDRSEFAEWITTFRLPASVHERPEAEAESLRDLVDFAIDNDTGVVDDPETGAYHAVAGDFVYTYRPPSPPAVGDLEEGEDGDAPDVDDLASVDEAGSIEDGTGVEGGIGAEDGIGAEDAADESADAATGDGPGSDDARRE; from the coding sequence ATGAGCCCCTCATCCCCAGACGAGACCCGACTCCGGCTCCGCGCGGTACTGGACGCACAGTTCGCCGTGATCGTCGCCGTCCTGCTGATCGCGGCCGCCGTAGGCGGCGGGCTCGTCTACGCGACCCACGTCGACCCCGGCACCGAGACCCGCGAGCGGACCGTCTCCTCGTTCACCGTCGAGACGGCGTACAACCACTCCGCCGAGGTGACCGAGCCGAACTCGGTGTTCGAGGTCGGGACCGCCCTCGACGATCGCGACACGTACTTCACGCGGGTCGCTCCCGTGCTCGACGTCGACGTCGAGACGACGTACGCGGCCGCGTCCGCGTCGAACGTCGACGTCCGGCTCGACTCCGTCCTCGTCGTCCGCAGCGTCGGCGAGGACGGGAACGTCGTCTACTGGAGCGACCGGCGGACGCTGGCGTCGGAGACGGTCTCGGACGTCGAGCCCGGGGAGACCGCGACGGCGTCGTTCGCGCTCAACAGCAGCGAGGTGGACGCGACCGCGGCCGAGATCGAAGAGGAGCTCGGCGCGTCGCCGGGCGAGACGGAGACGTTCGTCGTCACCGACGTGGCGCTCGAGGGCGCGATCAACGGCGAGCAGACCTCGTACGCCCGGACGATCGAGCTGGGGCTCGACCACGGCGGCGACACCTACTCCGTCTCGGACCCCGGCGTTCAGTCGGACACCTCGGAGCGCACGGAGCCGGTGACCGTCGAGCGGAGCTACGGCCCCCTCCGGTCGATCGGCGGGCCGATCCTGCTCCTCGTCGGCCTCGTCGGGGCCGGCGGGCTGGCGTACGCCCGTCGGGAGCGCGACCTCGCGCTCACGCCCGCCGAGCGCGACTACCTCGCGTACAGCGACGACCGCTCCGAGTTCGCGGAGTGGATCACGACGTTCCGGCTCCCGGCGTCCGTCCACGAGCGCCCCGAGGCGGAGGCGGAGAGCCTCCGCGACCTCGTGGACTTCGCCATCGACAACGACACCGGCGTCGTGGACGACCCCGAGACGGGCGCGTACCACGCCGTGGCCGGCGACTTCGTCTACACCTACCGACCGCCGTCGCCCCCGGCGGTCGGCGATCTGGAGGAAGGCGAAGACGGCGACGCCCCCGACGTCGACGACCTCGCGTCCGTCGACGAGGCGGGGAGTATCGAGGACGGTACCGGCGTTGAGGGCGGAATCGGAGCCGAAGACGGAATCGGCGCCGAGGACGCCGCCGACGAGTCCGCGGATGCGGCAACGGGAGACGGACCCGGGAGCGACGACGCCCGCCGGGAGTGA
- a CDS encoding signal peptidase I — protein sequence MSPKRILSITLQVAVVLVVLSLVVGQLLGQPVLLSFVETGSMQPTLDPGDGFVAIPAPLAGDVGVGDVVTFDAQEIEGGGLTTHRVVEETERGYVTQGDNNPFTDQDGGEPVVQDADVVAVALQVGGSVVVIPHLGTVAMGIQSGLASFQTWLAVTFGVRSFQGTQGLAYILFALSAVAYAADWYANRNSRETRERDRSRDDGTSVFAIVAVLAIVLMATATAAMVVPAGTQEYGVVSAEFESENPTVIERGTSQELEYVVPNAGLVPVYAYVTPASPGVDVDPQRLTVGSRGEASTTVTLTAPPETGYYRLLVAEHRYLAVLPHGVVDELYGVHPWAPIVAIDGLLGGVVVGLGLVLLRGEPARIRSRESRERPPLYRRLLRQIYR from the coding sequence ATGTCACCGAAACGCATCCTCTCGATAACGCTGCAGGTCGCGGTCGTCCTCGTCGTCCTCTCGCTGGTCGTCGGCCAGCTGCTCGGGCAGCCCGTGCTGCTCAGCTTCGTCGAGACCGGCAGCATGCAGCCCACCCTCGACCCCGGCGACGGGTTCGTCGCGATCCCCGCGCCGCTCGCCGGCGACGTCGGCGTCGGCGACGTGGTGACGTTCGACGCGCAGGAGATCGAGGGCGGCGGATTAACCACCCACCGCGTCGTCGAGGAGACGGAACGCGGGTACGTCACGCAGGGCGACAACAACCCCTTCACCGATCAGGACGGGGGCGAGCCCGTGGTGCAGGACGCCGACGTCGTCGCGGTGGCGCTCCAGGTCGGCGGGAGCGTGGTCGTCATCCCGCACCTGGGCACCGTCGCGATGGGGATCCAGTCGGGGCTCGCCTCGTTCCAGACGTGGCTGGCGGTCACCTTCGGGGTCCGGTCGTTCCAGGGAACGCAGGGACTGGCGTACATCCTCTTCGCGCTCTCGGCGGTCGCGTACGCTGCCGACTGGTACGCGAACCGGAACTCTCGCGAGACCCGCGAACGGGACCGCTCCCGCGACGACGGCACCTCGGTGTTCGCGATCGTCGCCGTGCTCGCGATCGTGCTGATGGCGACCGCGACCGCGGCGATGGTCGTCCCGGCCGGCACGCAGGAGTACGGCGTCGTGAGCGCCGAGTTCGAGTCGGAGAACCCCACCGTCATCGAGCGCGGCACGAGCCAGGAGCTGGAGTACGTCGTCCCCAACGCCGGACTGGTCCCGGTGTACGCGTACGTCACTCCGGCGAGCCCCGGTGTCGACGTCGACCCCCAGCGGCTCACGGTCGGAAGCCGCGGCGAGGCGTCGACCACGGTGACGCTCACCGCGCCGCCCGAGACCGGCTACTACCGGCTGCTCGTCGCCGAACACCGATACCTCGCGGTGCTCCCGCACGGCGTGGTCGACGAGCTGTACGGCGTCCACCCGTGGGCGCCGATCGTCGCGATCGACGGGCTGCTCGGCGGCGTCGTCGTCGGCCTCGGGCTCGTCCTGCTGCGCGGCGAGCCCGCGCGGATACGCTCCCGAGAATCGCGCGAGAGACCCCCGCTGTATCGCCGGCTCCTCCGCCAGATATACAGGTGA